A stretch of Macadamia integrifolia cultivar HAES 741 chromosome 7, SCU_Mint_v3, whole genome shotgun sequence DNA encodes these proteins:
- the LOC122083739 gene encoding B-box zinc finger protein 20-like: MKIQCDNCNKEEASLFCSADEAALCHACDHRVHHANKLASKHHRFPLLHPSSKDAPRCDICQEKRALLFCREDRAILCRDCDLPIHMANEHTIKHHRFLLTGVKLSSSPASAPLPSNGDCDTDTPTHEVSPSSQIPMKKKPDSVSDPPPSMIVHSNATSTIPSTSKVVDDFSASQGGSTSSISEYLIEMLPGWKVDDLLESSAPFGFSKTDFTPPFLDADLKSNLSFSSEDLGIWVPQVPQAPPQPNYNMGVHNGGFKVSNQTTSISFRSNKRMNDDGLTVPQISPPSSKRLRPSLFY; encoded by the exons ATGAAGATCCAGTGCGACAATTGCAACAAAGAGGAGGCCTCCCTCTTCTGCTCCGCCGACGAGGCCGCGCTTTGCCATGCCTGCGACCACCGCGTCCACCACGCTAACAAGCTCGCTAGCAAGCACCACCGCTTTCCCCTTCTCCATCCTTCATCCAAAGACGCCCCTCGTTGCGACATCTGCCAG GAGAAACGTGCCTTGCTCTTCTGCAGAGAGGACAGAGCGATTCTCTGTAGAGACTGTGACCTTCCAATTCACATGGCCAATGAACACACCATCAAGCACCACAGATTCCTTCTCACCGGTGTTAAGCTCTCATCCTCTCCAGCCTCTGCCCCTTTACCTTCCAACGGCGACTGCGATACGGATACTCCCACTCATGAAGTCAGCCCTTCTTCCCAGATACCCATGAAGAAGAAACCCGACTCTGTTTCTGATCCGCCGCCATCAATGATTGTCCACAGTAATGCCACTAGTACCATCCCTTCTACATCCAAAGTCGTCGATGATTTTTCTGCAAGCCAAGGGGGTTCCACCAGTAGCATATCGGAGTACCTGATCGAGATGTTGCCGGGCTGGAAAGTGGACGACCTTCTCGAATCATCTGCTCCTTTTGGTTTCTCGAAG ACTGATTTCACACCGCCGTTTCTGGATGCGGATCTTAAAAGCAATCTGAGCTTCTCATCTGAAGATTTGGGGATCTGGGTACCTCAAGTTCCTCAAGCTCCACCTCAACCCAACTACAACATGGGTGTGCACAACGGTGGTTTCAAGGTGTCGAATCAGACAACCAGTATCAGTTTCAGATCGAACAAGCGAATGAACGACGATGGTTTAACAGTTCCTCAAATCAGCCCTCCTTCATCCAAGAGGTTGAGaccttctcttttttattaa